GATCCGGTATTGGGAAATGACCAGCGCGGCGGTGGTGAACCCCCCGGGTTCGTCACCCTGGATGCCGCCGACGACCAGGAGGGTCTTGCCGGGCTTTCCGGATTCGAGCTTGTGCAGGGTGAAGTCGAGCCCGGCCTGGACCGTTCCCGCCGTCAGAAGGACCATCACGATCCATATGGCGCACATCGTCGATTTCATGGCCTGTCCGCTCATGTCCCCGCCCCTGGTTTTCCTTTCGCGGGTCCATCCCACCTTTACAACTCGCGATCATACAAAGATCGGCAAGGTTTGTCACCCACTCCCCACGGTCCGGACGAACCATTGGAAGAAGGCGCATCAGGCGGACGAGATGACGGGCCCGCGGGCCTGGGGAACGCCCAGGCGATGTCCGGAGCCAGGGCATCGGAGATCTGCGCGTCCAGGGCGGGCCGCAGGTTCGCGGCGCGGTGCAGCGGCCGGCCAGGTCGGAGGATACGGGGCCGCCCCCTGACGACGAGGGTCGAAGAGGCTGGCCGCCGCGCGGACATCCCGGCCTCAGGCCGGGAGGGCCAGGCTGCGGGGAGACCGCAGACGCTCCAGGCGTTCGCCCAGGGATTCGGACAGGCTGCCCGGGCTGGCGGCAGAATCCGGGAGGGCCGCCTCGCCGTGGCGGCGCGCAGCGGCCTGCCTGGCCATCCTGGCGGCCTCGGCGTCGGGCAGGCCCGAGGCGTGGCGGTAGATGGTGTACAAAAGGGAGCGGCCGTAGTCGAATCTCCGCTCGTCTCCGATCCGTGGTGTCTTTTCCGAAGCAAACATGGGGGAACCTCCCGCCAGGGTGAATGATCCGGCCCGGCCGCCTGTCCCGCCCGGGCGGGACAAGGGATGTGAAGCAAACGCCGGGCCATTGTGGATGGCCCGGGTTTACGCGGGATTTCACGGGGAGGGATGACGGGCGTGCGACATTTTTGTCGCATCAAACGACAGTTTCGCATGCCCCGCCTGTCCGGACGGCCGGCCCGGGACCGGACAGGACAGGCGGGGAAGACGGATCAGACGGACGGAGCGATGGTGGCCATGATCCGGGCGAACACCCCGTCGATGTCCAGGTCCGAGGTGTCGATGACCACCGCGTCCGGGGCGGGCCGCAGGGGGGCCTCGGCCCGGGTGCGGTCCTGGGCGTCGCGCCGGGTGATGTCGGCCAGGATGGCGGCGTGGTCGGCGGGTTTGCCCATGGCCGCCAGTTGCTCCACCCGTCTGGCGGCGCGCACCTGGGCCGTGGCGTCCAGGAAAAACTTGTGCGCCGCGCCTGGAAAAATCACCGTGCCCATGTCCCGGCCCTCGGCCACAAGCTCGATGTCCCGGCCGAGTCGCTGCTGGGCGGCGCGCAAGAAGGCCCGCACCTCGGGCCGGGTGGCCAGGGTGGAGGCGGCATAGGCCACGGCCTCGGTGCGGATCTCGTCGCCCACGGGCGCGCCGTCCGCCAGAAGCGCCGTGTCCGCGCCGACCCCGCGCAGGGAGAAGTCCAGGCCCGAGAGGGCGGCGGCGATCTCCCCGGAGGGGGTGTCGGCGTCAACCGGCGAAAGGCGCAGGGCCAAAACGCGGAACATGGCCCCGGTGTCCAGATAGGCCACGCCAAGGGCCTGGGCCACCCGCTTGGCCAGGGTGGTCTTGCCCACCCCGGCCGGACCGTCGATGGTCACAACCAGAGGTTTCATGCGCCGCCCGCCGCACCGGCTTGGCCCAGAATCTCCCGCATGGCCGCCACGAAGGCCGCGTTCTCTTCGTCCGAGCCAAGGCTGACCCGCAGCCTGTCCGGCAGGCCGTAGCTGGCCAGGGGGCGCACGATAATGCCCCGGCCAAGCAGCGCCTCGAAGACCCGGGCCGCGGCCAGGGGCGGGGTGAACATGAGGAAGTTGGCCATGGAGGGGCAGACCTGGCAGCCAAGGCCCGCCAGGGCCGCCGCCACGCCCGCCCGGCCGCGCAGCACGGTCTCCCGGGTGGCCGCGATGAACTGGCCGTCCTGCATGGCGGCCAGTCCGGCGGCCTCGGCCATGAGGTTGACGCTAAACGGCAGCCGCACCCGGCGCAGATAGTCGGCCAGGGCCGGGGACATGGCCCCGAAGCCCAGGCGCAGCCCGGCCAGGCCGTACATCTTGGAAAAGGTGCGCAACACGGCCACATTGGGAAAATCTTTCAGGCGCGGCAGCAGGGTATAGTCCTTGGCCGGATCGGCGAAGTCGGCATAGGCCTCGTCCACCACCAGGATGGTCCGGGCGGGCAGGCGACCGGACAGGGCGGCCAGTTCGTCGGCGGGCACGGCGCGCCCCGAGGGGTTGTCCGGGTTGGTGACGAAGACCAGGGCCGTATTTTCGTCCACCACGGACAAAAGCGCCTCGAAATCGAAAGAGAAATCCCCGGCCAGGGGAACCTGGCGCATGTCCACGCCGCACAGCCGGGACTGATGCACGTAGATGGAAAAACAGGGATTGAAGGCCACCACATTGTCCAACCCGGGCCGGGCCGCGACCCGGATCAACAGATCGATGATCTCGTCCGATCCGTTGCCCGCCGCCACCCCGGCCGGGTCCAGGCCGAAATGGTCGGCGATGCCTGCGGTCAGGACCGGATTCCCCCCCCGGGGATAGCGGAAGGCCAGGGGGGCGGTGCGCTCAAGGGCCCGCACCACCAGGGGCGAGACGCCCAGGGGGTTTTCGTTGCTGGCCAGTTTTATGACCCGGGCCAGCCCGTATTTCTCCCGGATCTCATCAATGGACAGCCCGGGCGCATAGGGCGTGA
Above is a genomic segment from Desulfolutivibrio sulfodismutans DSM 3696 containing:
- the cmk gene encoding (d)CMP kinase, translated to MKPLVVTIDGPAGVGKTTLAKRVAQALGVAYLDTGAMFRVLALRLSPVDADTPSGEIAAALSGLDFSLRGVGADTALLADGAPVGDEIRTEAVAYAASTLATRPEVRAFLRAAQQRLGRDIELVAEGRDMGTVIFPGAAHKFFLDATAQVRAARRVEQLAAMGKPADHAAILADITRRDAQDRTRAEAPLRPAPDAVVIDTSDLDIDGVFARIMATIAPSV
- the hisC gene encoding histidinol-phosphate transaminase — its product is MSDLPFVRDEVRGFTPYAPGLSIDEIREKYGLARVIKLASNENPLGVSPLVVRALERTAPLAFRYPRGGNPVLTAGIADHFGLDPAGVAAGNGSDEIIDLLIRVAARPGLDNVVAFNPCFSIYVHQSRLCGVDMRQVPLAGDFSFDFEALLSVVDENTALVFVTNPDNPSGRAVPADELAALSGRLPARTILVVDEAYADFADPAKDYTLLPRLKDFPNVAVLRTFSKMYGLAGLRLGFGAMSPALADYLRRVRLPFSVNLMAEAAGLAAMQDGQFIAATRETVLRGRAGVAAALAGLGCQVCPSMANFLMFTPPLAAARVFEALLGRGIIVRPLASYGLPDRLRVSLGSDEENAAFVAAMREILGQAGAAGGA